The Pediococcus inopinatus region AGGCCAACCGAAAAATCCTAATACCAGAATACCAACTATAATTCCACTGACCATAAAAATGCACTTCTTTCGATTTCATTTTTTATATCTTAATTATACAACTAAGTACTGATGTAAAGGCATTTTAGGTCGATAGAAGAAGAAAAAACGAAATTAAATTACTACCAACATGTGCAAAAATTACGTAACTTACTTTTTTCTCGTTGCAATAAATGAATTGAAGCCACAGGCTCATAACTCACTAAATATACTGAATGTAGTATTGATTATTTAACACCAAATAACAAAAAAGTTAGCCGCTTAAATTAGACATAAACGTGTCCAGATTCTTGACTTAAGCCCATTTATTATACAGCTATAGCAACTGAATATTTTGAAAAGCCCTTAATGTATCAAATCAATCTCTTGCGGAATATAACCAATTACTTGGTTGTGAAAAAATAATTCATTTTAATTTAGTTCCGTAAAACTTTTACTCAGAAAACTAATGTCGCCTTCACAGGAACACGCTATCAATCCCGCAAGTTTTCAGTAATGTCGATTCCACGCTTCCGATTCACCAACAATTATGACGTTTTCTCATCCCTCAACATTTAAATTAAGATCTTTATAAAATGATCTTATCACCATTTGACTTTTTTAATTAAGATATCCAAAACTTTTTTCTCACGCTTACCACTTCGAAAACTTCTTCCTGCTGCTAACTTTATAGGATGAAAATTCAGAAAATTTTGATTCACACAGTGTTTCGTAACTGGAAAAGCATCTTGATCGGTATTCAGGAAACACTTGTATCCCAGTTTTACTATCGAATTTTAATGATGTTATTTGTCCATGAACTAGGATACAAACGTAATAGTTCTTTGCTGTCCCGCTGTCACTTTCAAAACACTGTATACGCTGGATTTCTCCAAGCATTTATCATTGGTCTACCTTCTCGCTCGAGACTCCTGATCATTGCCTGGAAGTTATTGGCATCATCTATGGAATTGGCTATGACGCCAATTAATAATGGTTCACTGTATCGTAATACTAATGAGTCGTCCGCACTTTTTATGGGAGTATCACCTATTCATTACCGTGCGGTATAGACCGCAATTTAAAATTATCCATCACTTCTTGCAAGATGTGGGCGTTTTTTAATCAATTTCATAAAAACTATTCCTATATTCGCATATTATAAGGAATCATTCGAAAAGGATTTAAATCGAAAACATTTTACAAAAAAATGGACACTTATTAAGTCCTTCTACGGAAAAATAAATGTATCATTTTAAAAGTCGCACTTAAAGACTCCAAAATAACATTGCTGACACAAAAGTATATTAAAAAATTCAAAATGTTCACAAAATAGCCACTATTTCAAATTAAGTGAAAATAACAAACATGATGGTGGTATTATGGTCGGTAGTTCTAACTTTTTAAAGGAAGGTGATTTCATTGGTTGAAAGATTAACTGGAGTTGTGGCTTTATTGTTGGCAATATGGCAATTCTATTCTGTTTACAGGACATTTAGGCACTTAAAGCAGCATGGCGGAAAGGAGACCTCTTCATTTATTTTAGTATCCTTATGGAGCGCTGCTTTCTTTGGCCTCATTATGGTTTTTATTGGTTTTATGCTGATGCTAAAGCAATTTTAAATTAATTTAAAATTGCTTGTGAATCTTTATGTGGAAGAGTGTATAACGCGGTTGATGAAGGTAGTGAGCGTCTTAAGAGCACGTTATTTTTGTTGGTGTGTTTTCGAAGTCTATGTAATCGTTTGCATTCAAAGACTTTTACTGTTTTTAGTAATAATAATCTCGATTTTACTATAATTAGTACAGGAGATAAATATTATGAAAAGCTTAGATAAAGTTTCTAAACTGGGTGTAGAATTATCAGAAAATGATTTGAAGACTATCGAAGGTAGAACGAGCTACAAAAATAAATGGTGGTATAAGACTCTTACCGCAATCAGAAAAGTAGCCGAAGAAGGATCCGACCTTTGGCAATTAAAATTTCCGTAGAATTCTGAAGTTGGTAATTTAAAAAAAGACTTTGAGGCGATGAATTGGTTTGTTACTAACAATTTATCGCCTTTTATTTGAATGAATGGTAGTGAAATTATAAACATGATTAAATTTAAAAGGACTCAGGACAGTGAGTACACTGGATTTAAGTCAAGAATCTGGACACGTTTATGTATAATTTAAGCAACTAATTTTTCTTTTTCATTTGGGGTTAAATAATCGATGCTGCTATGAGTCCAATTGCTATTATAAAAGCCCTCAATGTAGCTAAATAAGGCATAAGTTGCTGCTTTAAAGTTTTGATAATGATGCTGATAAACTTCTTTCTTCTTAAGACTGGCATGAAATGATTCTAAAACTGAGTTGTCATATGGACAACCAAGCCTGCTATAAGAATGGCGGATACCACGTTCCGTCAGCAGTTCTTCAAAGCTGGTGCTTCGATATTGGCTCCCTAAATCGGTATGCACAATCAGCTTATCCGTGATTGTTCTAGTTTCAAAAGCTTGTTGTAAAGTATCGTTCACAAGATTGGCAGTCATATGGCGACTCAGTTTGTGGGCAATAATCTTACGTGAATATAGGTCTTGAATGCTTGATAAATAACACCAGCCATCAGCTTTGGTGTGAATATAAGTAATATCAGCCCACCACTTCTGATTGGGAGCTGTTTTACTAAAATCTTGTGAAAGAATATTTGGATAATCAAAGTTATCAAGGTCATTTGCCTGTTGGTAATGCCATTTTTTACGCGTAATTAATTTGAGTTCCATTCTTCGCATCAAACGTTGCACTAATTTAATACTGACGCTTTTACCTTCTTTATGGAGTTCTTTTAGAATTTTAGGATTCCATCCTGATAGAGTTTGACAATCATTTTCTTGAAATCAACTGAGTATTTCTGCTTTGGTCATAAAAACACGATCCTTCCTATAATGGAATTATACTAAATCGTGTCCATGAATTCATACTACATTCAATCCTACTTGAAAAACCAACGTTAACTCCAAAGTGTGCCTAGGATTGAAATTATCCACAATGGTACCAATAATCGCACCAAACATAATTACAGGCAATGTTTGTAAAATTGTCATGATTCCCATATATGAAGCTGATTTTGTAATTGCATAAACAATCATTGGGATCGCAAGGTAATAAAAGTTTTGACCAATACTGTTTAATCCATAAAAGAATATAAATGATTTCTTATTCATTTTTCGACATTTTAAGTTTATCGGATTTGATATGTCTTAACTTTTGAATAAACAACGCGATTAACATTAGAATTACAACCACGCCTCTAAAACTGGCCAACCAAGTCCAAAGGGTTAATATCCCTAATGATTTTAAAAACGGCCAAAGCAGACATCCCAAAAGTGCGAAAAACAATCCTCCTCTCATATTGTTTTTCAGTGCATATGCATTAGGCTGTATAGTTGAAGTTGCAATCATTATTACCAATAAAAAGAGTGACAATCCAACACTATTACTAAGCTTATATTTAGAAAGAACAAATATTAATAACATATACATTCCAAAGAAAATACCATGGAAAACAAATGCACCATACCGTTTTTCTTCATCAATTTTTTGTGCTCTAATCCAACCCTGTAAATCAACGAATGGACTACACATCAGAAGAGCACCTGCATAAAATGACCACGATACATCTTGGCTTTTTCCAAAAAAGTGTTCAACTGTATTGCCTGG contains the following coding sequences:
- a CDS encoding IS3 family transposase; translation: MLKELHKEGKSVSIKLVQRLMRRMELKLITRKKWHYQQANDLDNFDYPNILSQDFSKTAPNQKWWADITYIHTKADGWCYLSSIQDLYSRKIIAHKLSRHMTANLVNDTLQQAFETRTITDKLIVHTDLGSQYRSTSFEELLTERGIRHSYSRLGCPYDNSVLESFHASLKKKEVYQHHYQNFKAATYALFSYIEGFYNSNWTHSSIDYLTPNEKEKLVA